GCCTGCACCACCTCCTCCCGTGGCGACGCCTCCCGCTCCGGTGACCGCGGCGGAGTGGCGCACCAGTTCACGCCCACGCCGGCGGCCATCTCCGGAGCAGTGCAGGACCAGCCCCACCCTTGGCCCAGCAGCGCCTGGAACGCGGCCGGCGGCTCCTCCTCCAtcgcctcctccctcctctcctccgtgACGGCCGCCATCTGCAGCTCCGGGAAGGCGACGTCACCGGCGGCAGAGAGTGCCATGGCCTCCATGACACGCTGCACGAGACGGGCCTCCTCCTCCGCTGTCATgcgaggaggtggaggtggcgAAGGCGACGGCATGGGCGTCAGGCCGCGCACCCGCGTATGCCCGCGCGCctcacgtggccgctgcggccccGACACCGTGCCGGCGAAGGACGACGCGCCGCGCATGTCGTGCTCATCCTGGAGCCATGTGTCCCACAGCCGAGAGTCGGGGGCGTACCTGTCGTTGTAAAATAGGTCGTcggggaggtggcggcggcggcgctcgatcTCATCGCGGCGCGCACGGCCgcccacgggcggcggcgggatcggGACCCGGTCGGCGCTGAGGTGCCATTCGTTGGGGAGGTGGACGTCGCTCCACGGGACCGGCGTCCTCGTCTCCCAGTACCTCCGGCACACGTCCGCGCAGAGGTACTGCCGGTCGCGCTCGCCGGCAGGCCTAGGGGCAATGGTGAAGGGGGCCGGAGCAGGGGCTCGACGGGAGGAGCGCGGCGGTGACGCAGGCTCCTCCTTTTTCACGGATCCGCGGCGGCGGCCCGAGGAGGAGCCGGCCTCGCGGTCGTGCTTCCCCTTGCGGTTCCAGAGACCCATGGCTGCGGCCGGCCGGCGAGCTCGAGGACGGGGAGTGGCTAGGGTTTGGGCGTGTCGGCTTTCGAGGGGGCAGAGAGGGTCCGGAGTGGGGAAGTGAGGACGACGACCGGTCCACAGGTCCCATTTAAAAAGGACGGCGACCGTTTGATGGCCGGAGGACAGGTGGGGCCACCCACCCGTGTGCATTTATATTGGCAGATGGGAGGTAGGTGGCCGCCTGCCACGCGGCCCCGGCGCGGACGAGCGCGCGTCCGTTTGCCGTCCGCCGCGACCCAAACCAGGCGCAAGTTTGCGCTCGAAATGGGTCGGCCCGGACACCAAACGGACAAGATGGGTCCGGGCCGTCGCGCGCTGGGCCGCCTCGTTTGTCCGTTGTGCCCCAAACGGACGGGGCCGGAGAAGatagggtcgcgcggtggagttggccttaggTGCATCATCTTCGTCACATGCCAATAGAGATAGAGGCCAGCATTTTTTTCCAGCAAAAAAAGAGAGATACAGGTCAACAATGGAGCCTAATAAAGAGTGCTTACATCCCCAAATTTAAGCGAACTACAATAAGTATATGAAATGTGAAATTTTATTGTATAAGTAACAGACAATGTATTAGATAGGTCAACTGAAAGATCTAAAGTGGCTTCCATGAGATTGACCAAGGAGTTGTTACCTGCCTTGTCGTCGCAAAAGATGAGTATATTTTTTCCCTTCATGAACAGAATGGTGGTAGGAAAAACCTGACATCTTCATGATCCTAATGCTACTGCACAGAACCAAAAAAAGGTTCATATAGTGAATCATATATGAGAGTGAACTCGTAACTTACTATTAATTTGCAGTTATCGTGGAGTTCCTATGCTAGCTTGCATATCCTGTCACTGGACAACAAACATTTTATCTTCTTTGAATGGCAAGGAACCAAACAAAGTTCAACACATCATATGTTCTCCTCACGCATCAGCCTAGTGCTTGCAACAAATTCAGAGAATGCAGAACGGTAAAAATATATTAGAAGCACTGGGCAACAATAACTGCATCACACCACTCAATGATGGATACCATGCATGGACCACTGAGAGGAGCTCGAGATTAACAATGCCAGCAATGATGGATACCATGGAAAAATAATAGGATTGGAGTTGGACCCCATACAAACATGGCGACCACTAATTATCTGAAACCACTTCTCCAAGTTGCAAAAGCTTGCCACGGACAGCTGAATGTAATTGAATTGGGCATCACAACCGGCGAGGATGCCGGCATCTCCGTTGTTTGCGGCTCACATCACTTCCTCACTCGACTTGCAATTTCCTCAAGCCGTAAACGTTTGTTGCTTGTCCACATTGTGCCCCGCTGATCCATGACACATAGTAGGGCATCCCCATCGTCGCGGGCAGGGAACACCTCGTCTCTGTCCCAGGCTTCGATATCCGGTCGACAAAGATCGCCATCCACCTAGAGATCTTGGAGCAGCCGAAATCACTGTTTTGACCCTTTTTGCTAACTTAAGCACAATCTGACTCCCGTTCCAAACATTTTCGCCATCTTTTTTCTACCGCCATCACCTTTGACGGTAGAGTAACACTGCCTTGCCCTAACCGCTTGAGCACGAGCTCCTGCTATCCTGGAGGCGACAATCATTGGCCCTTTGGACACGAGCAACACACATCTGCTTAAACCAATCCTGCTGCAGCATCTTCCAGCACGCCGGCAGCTGCCAACAGCCCAACACCTGGGACGGGCCGCAGCAGACGGGCGCAGCCCACCAGAGAACACGCCCTGGTCGCTCGCTTACCGGGTCCCGTACCATACCCACGAGCAGAGCTCGCGACCCTCCAGGCGTTCCTGCCACTGCCAATGGGATGCATGCCCTCGCCCCCAAGAGAATTTAAGAACCAAGAAGGCAGAGCCGCCGAGAGaccgagggagagggagagattCCGGCGGCGCAAAGCGAGGCGACCGCTCTGTCATCGGCCGAGCCCTCGAGTTCCCGAaacctcctccgacgacgacgagTAAGTGTTTGAATATTCAGTTAGAGATCTCATTCAGTTATCTATCTGTTAGTCATTGTGGGTTATTTCCCCGGTGTTCTTATCGTCCGTGTGAGATTCTTTGGAATTTTGGGTATGTACGTATGGCTATGAGTGAGGAGGAACTGGCCTGTCGCTTCCTTCTCCATGTGCATAGATTTTAGCTGAGCCAATGCCAGGGCCTCTTTTTCTCGCCGTACCAATCTAACTTTTGGAGCTTCTAAGTTAAAATGGAAATTTCTGAGCTGATAGTCTGACTCGTTCTCCTCTTGACACTTGTAGGCATGGTTCGTGTGTGTTTGATTTTCCACAGTTGCCCTAGAAAGTGCGTCCAATTTAGTCTGAAGATAGGTTGATTGCTAAAAATAGTCTTCTTCTGAAAACCCTGCCTCCTGGGTCTAATTGGGGCGGTCAGCTTAGTGAATCCCCCCATTCAGTACACCTTCGTTTACTCACCAATCGCCATTCGCTGCTCTGCAGTTTAGCAAATTGTTAATTTCCAACTACCTAACTTCATTTAGGGGAGGGTCTTACTGGACACATTCATGCAATGTAAGTGGTAGAAACACAACAACATGATGGGTGTGTTTGATTTGATCCCTACCAAAATGGAAAAACAAAAGAAGCTTTTCCCCTCTGGTTGTCAGAAAATTCAGCTTACTTACAGGAAACACACCATCTAGTTGGCAGCAAGTTAGGATATGCACATGCTAGTTGGCATATTTTCCAGGTTCTTGGATACTCACAAAATAATCTACTAATTAGATTGCTATAAAAATTGAGTTCACTTGAGGAAATTGCAATTATTTATAACTATCTCAATTTTACTGATATAAATCTTCCTAACCTCTATGCATTTCTCCTGAGAATTATTAAGCCATCAATTATGATATAAGATCATGGTAAGAAAGAGTAAAACGAGAACAAATCTCTTTAGATTGTAGGCTGTCTTGCCTCTGTATTCCTGCCATTGTGCGTATTGACAAATATGTAAATCAGTTCACATAACATGGTTCCAGTTACACGTCTACAGCATCACCAAATCAGCTCAAAATCCTAAATCAAAGGTTCATGAATTATTATTTTTGAGAATTCAGCAAAGAATGACCAAATCTCTAAACAGATAGTCTAACATCATAAATACCAGTATAATCTCAAATTCCAAATGAGGGCTTGAAACCAAAATTCAATTCCTGTTAATTAATGTTGATATTATTTTTTGTTCCTCAGTTAAATCGCATAATTCCCCTGCATTGGCAATGGCCTTGATGCATGGCGCCACATAGTGTGCTTGACGAATCCAGTCCTATTACCAGGCCAAACCCTTGTCGAGATGTGACTGGTTGGGCCCATTATGTTCTAGTCTACTTATGCCTGGTCCACTACTTTAAATCTCAAGCTAATAGTGTAATACAATCAACCTTTTTTGTTGAGTGCCATCTTTATCATGGAAAAATGGGAACACGTGGCACGAGTCCCTGACAAACCACCAATTGCCATAACTAATCAAAATAGATAAGTTTGTGCACCCCACATTTTTTTTATCATGAAGTAATGGCAAATCCATGCCTCGTGCCTTGTGAATGTATCAAAACTATACTTTCCGGAAACCACTAGAAGGTGTCAAAAAGACAAGGACAACCTACATCTTTAATTACTTTCCGCATTAGCATGTAGTATCATGCTTGGAGTTTTGGGTATGTCCGGATGGCTATGGGTGAGGAGGAACTGGCCTGTGGCTTCCTTCTCCATGTGGATAGATTTGAGCTGAGCCCATGCCAGTGCCTCTTTTTCTCGCCGTACCGATCTAACTTTTGGAGCTTCTAAATTAAAATGGAAATTTCTGAGCTGATAGCCTGACTCGTTCCCCTCTTGACACTTGTACACATGGTTGGTGTGTGTATGACTTTTCCACAATTGCCTCAGAAAGTGTGTTCAATTTAGTCTGAAGATAGGTTGACTGCTGCTAAAGATCAAGTTATAcatggtaatacgtgtctcatttACATAAAATAAAGATCAAGTTATAAGGCATGTAAGCACCGACCATACATGACTGAAAAGATAGCAAAATCCTATGCAAAATACCAGCGCGACACCACCAAAGCGGCCATCAAAGGGTAAAAAGACAGATCACCTCTTCACTCAAactcgacgcggctccatcgctgatcaGCAGCTTTACGGACCTCCAAAGTAGTTTGCCAGAAGCAACACCATAGCCGTTGAAagaatcagaccggggcaacatGTCCCCGGACTCGCCATCAAACTCCAGAACTGACACCCCCGCATGACGACGATGTCGGAGGAGGAAACTAGAACTGTCAGCCTTCGACCACAGGCCCAGCACAAGATACTCCATCTTCCAGCTGTCACTTGCGTAGACAACCGCCTGCACGTACTCCTGAACGACAAAACCTTCCTGCTCCACCATGACGTCGGAGACAACGCCACAGCAACGGGGACAGAGCAGAAGGAGACACACACCTGATGGAGTCACCGCCGCCAATCTGAGGGATCGGCAGAGACACGATGCCATCAACTCCGAGACACCGCCGGTGTTGGAGTGAAGTTGAGGCAGATTTATTCGTCCGGGCGCAGCTCCCACCACCCCAACGACGCACCACGACCTATAAATCCAAAACCTACCTACATACCGGAGGAATGGGGTCCCCCTCCCTCCTGCCGCCGGAGCAGCGGTCGAAGGAAGAGGGGGCCAGCGCCCCGGCCGGTGGAGATTGGAGGAAAGAGATTGCCTCCCTAGTCgcctggtggtggcggcggctagggtaggaAAACACAGGCAACATAAAGCTGACAACAGCATGGAGAAGGTCCACATGTATTCCTATGTAGTATTTATGTTCATCTCTTTTATACAGAAAACAATGGCCCAAATCTCTAAAAGCACTTCAAGGATGCTCCACCGGTAGCTCCCGGCTCCGGTAAAAAAAACTTTTTCGCTCAGTTTCCTTGTGCGTTGCGTCTCCCTGACGGCCGCTGCGGCGCTCCACCTCCACGCCCGCCTCCGCCAGCTGCCTCGCCGCGGCCTACTCCCGTTCCGCCATCGCCCTATGCGCCCAGCGCCGCCGCAGCCAATCGCTTCTCGCACAACATTCTCCTCGCCGCACTGCTATAGTCCCGTGGCCTCCGGGCAGCGCGCAGGCTGTTCGGCGTAATGCCTCACAGGGACACCGTCGCCTGCAATACAATCCGATGATCTCTGGCTACGCTGGAAGTGGACGTGCTGACCAGGCGCTCCGGGTTGTGCTAAGAATGAAGGGGCTAGGTGTCAGGCCTAGCGGCTTCGCCTTCTCCATCATTGGGCCCTGTTGTCTGCTCTGCTCCTCATGGGACGCAGGTTCTGGTAGCTGCTGTCCATCACGGCCTTCCCCAGCAGAACTCTGTAGTCGGGAACACCTTCTTGATGTGCAGTACATGTATTTTGGACATCGCATTGTGTCACTGAATTCTGTCATGCCATCTCAGTGTACGAGGATGAGGGTCAGAGCAATGCAGTGTTTGAGTGTTTCCGGTTGATTACAAGCCATGGGTTTTTGGTTGAGGATGTGGCGTGTCAACGGTGCTTGTCATGTGCACAGATATCAAGGATTTGGCTAGGGGTTATCAGCTCTTGGCCCTTCGCATCAAAACATGGCTCCTGCCAAATTCTGTCATTTATGGTGCTGCTATCGGCATGTTGTCCATGTCTGACGGACTACCTGATGCCGTTAGGCTTTTCGAGGAATTTTAAAAAATGGGACTAAGAAACATGTAATGTGATGATATCGTGCTATGCCAGGAGTGGAGCAAGCTCTGGGCCTCTTTGCGATGGCTCTGCGAAATGGTGTTCTTCCAACCGAGTTCACCTTTGCAAGTGTGCTAGACGGAGTTCATGTTTTGGTCTGTTGAAGCAGGGTACCCAAATCCATGCACTGGTATATAAACGTGAGTTTCAGGATGATATAATTGTCACCACTGCTCTCATTGACATGTACTGTAAGTTAGGTTCCTTGAAGCATGTCAGGAAAATCTTCAATGGTGTCTGTGTCAAGGATTTGTTGATCATTGGTGTATCGCAGAATGAGAAGCTCTTGAGTGTTTTGGTGAATATTGAAGTGTGGTGTCAAGCCAGATAGAATTGCTATTCGGAGCTTTATCTACTTCTAGCTTGGTAGATCTGGTTAATGAAGGAATGGATATAATTTCTCTGTATAATCCCAATTACATTGTCATTCCTGACCTGGAGCACTATGCATATGTGACTGACATGCTAAGCCATGCAGGATTGTTTAGACAGGCAGTAGATTTAGTCGAGAACAAGTTGCAGAAGTGCAGTACTGCAGGCCTCCTCAATATTCTTGACGCTTGCATAATTCTCGGGAATTTCACGATGGCAGAGTCAAATGCCGAAAAATATGTGGAAACTGAAGCCTCGGTACACACTGCCATACACTGTTCTGGCTCAAACATATGGTGTGAGATGTAAGTGGGAAAGCATGGCCAGGACGAGGAGGCCAATGGAAGCTCTAAAAATGAGATTCATGTGTTTACATATGAACAAATATTACATCATGAAAGCAAAACCAACTCGCATGCAGTTTTAGATCTACTAGCTAAACATGGCCCCGTGGCATGCCGCGTACCTGACTTAAATTGATAGCCCGTGTCACCAGTTACCAAGGTCAAAGACTCCTACTAAGTAGGAGCAGTTTGCAAAATCGAAAGGCGAACTTGTTGCTCTTGCTGGCTTTCTCAGTGGCCTTTATTGGAAGTGTATATGTTTGAATCTTTCTGTAACAGAAACATACTTGTAGGGATTATTAAGCGCAAGAAGAACAAGCATGAATGGGATGAGCAAACTTCTTCGTGGAAATGGACTTATGGCTATGATTGTGTTAATAACGATAAAGACATTCCGATCATTGCAGCCAAAATGACAGATGGTTAGCAACTTGTCTTCTGCATCTATTCCTGGTGAATTTTATTTTATATTTGTAGCAGGACTAGTAATTTTTTCGAGCTTTCCCTGCGCTGAGTACACATTATGGTTATCATGCTTCTGCTTATGTACACCGATTAGCCAGTGTTCATTTTGAATATCCTATGCTGTCTCCATTTATAATCACTTGAATCTAGCAATGTAATTTGTTCTGAAATGTATTCGTTTTCAGAACTGTTTGCTCAATCTGTTACGGTTCTAATTATAGATATTTGTCTGTTACAGAGACTGGTGTTGATCCTTTTGCTTAAAGGACGGAAATACGAAGATTAGGGTTGATTATCAAGAACGCTGCAAAAGTTAGTGCTCTGCCAAGGCAATCATTTCTTATTATCATCATCTGCACATCATGCACTACATTTTTTTGTTACCATTACATTAGCAACTCAAGTTTCTTATATAACGCTTTCTAAAAAAAACCTGTGCAGTCAAATACAGCTTGCTGCCACAGCTGTGCCCATCATCGGAACTAAAGCGGATCTACCTAGAAAAATCTAAAAAACAAGATCTTGCGAATCTTCAGTCATAAATAAGGTTGTGCACCCCACACGATTTTTTTTTATCATGGAGTAGGGCAAATAAATGCTTGGGAAACGTATCAAACTATACTTTCCAGAAATTTCTAGAAAGTTTCAAAAGGAGAAAGACAGCCTATATCTTTAATTGCTTACCGTATCAGTATGTAGAAATCACGCATATTCTACAGCTGTGCCATCCTGCGGCTCTTGCTATCAAGGTATATAAATACAGTTTTCTTTGCCCAGCTTTGTGCTAATCGAAGAGATAATTTCTTAGGTGCGCAAGAAATATGTATTGCACGGGTATGTACAAGCTTGTTTGATTTTTTCTTACATGTCAATCTAGTTATGCAGTATTTTTTGGATCGGTACAAACTATTTTAGATCTTTGTGATTCAGCACCGCAATGGCCATTCTCCAGAGTTCTAGATCTAAGTATCAATATGGTGTCAGCAGTCGTTAACTTTCTTATTAGGAGGTCATAAATCTAACAAAAATTCATCCGCGACGCCAGTAGGTATAGAAATCGATGCTTGTCATGATCTGATAGTTATGATTCTTCTCAGGTTAGCATATGATTTGGTTGTAGGAAGATTATTACCCCAAGATCTGTATCACTTATCAATCTCAAATCTGACTATTCGTATTGAACCATCGGTCGAAGCGGTCCCAGAGGATCTACTAGATGAATTGGAAGGTTGGGATTTTGGCAACCTCGTGTGAATGATTCCATCTCTGAAGGGGATACAAGTGCGGATGGTGATATCAGAATATGCGTCTTAATATCGATGAACAAAATATATCTATAAATCATGAAATATAGCTTGAAGGGTTAATCCATGATTCAGATATTCGTATTTCTTCCTGCTCTGTATATTCATGTCCGCTCCTGGTATTCTCGTATCTTTTTTTGGAATAACCATACTCATCTATCTTTTTAAAATGTCTATGATGTGAATATAGTTTTTCTATAATCCAGCCGCGTTTGATCCGTTTCCACCATTGTCGccatcttattttcatttttctttcttcAAAACCATCTTTTGGTGAATATTCAACTGAGTTATCCACTCTCTAGCTATATGTGCATTATGGAGCACCTTTGGGGCCTGCCTGGAGTTAGAAACCACCATTGCCACTCTCAATTGCTTGTGTAATCTTAGCCATTTATTATATGCATTTAGAATTTTAGATGCTTGGGCAGTGCACATAAGATGCAACAGAAAACAAGATGCTAAATTTGTGGTGGCTTATAATGGCCCAGGTGCCTATACAGGACCTCAAGTTTCTATTGCAGTTAGCTTTGTAGCCAGATTTATTCTATTGATTTCTTTCACCCATTTAGTTTGTTAGTTCATGCTGATGTATATTTGGTTGCACATGCGTATTTTCAGTATTTTAACTATGCAATTTTCTGCTCTAGTGCTGTTACTTAGAAGTGATCTGAGTTTCTACTAGCAGATAATTATCATTTTTTAATTTGGGAGGATCCTAACAAAGAATAAACTCGGTGTTTCAAACTTATCTTGAAAGAGAGCCACAAATGTTCACATTCATCTAATGACACTAGACAAAATTTTATTTTGTAACCTAGGAGGCCAGCAGCCTAGCACTATCTAACTGTCCTTAGATTGTTGTACTGTAAGATTAAGATGATTATGATTGAACTAATGAATACTTCTCATTCTTTTTTCACAGTGCCAGAAAGACGGTCTTGGCAACCTGAGCTTGCAATGGGTGATGTTGCTGGTGGATCACAAGTGTATCCTGCCTCAGCCTATCCGCCTGGAGCAACAGTGGCTGCAGCTCCTGGCATCACTCCTGCCGGTTCACAGCCAATGCCACCATTCCCTGCAAATCCAGCTCAGCTTAGTGCTCAGAACCAGCTTATGTACGAGCAGTCGCAGCAGTATCAGCAGCAGCTCCAGCAACTGCACCAGAGGCGGCTCCAGCAGTTCTGGGCCCAACAACGGTCAGAGATCGAGCAGGCCACTGACATCAAGAAGCACCCCGTGCAACTCAAAAGGATAAGGAAAATCATGAAGGCCGATGAGGGCGTTCACATGATCTCGGCAGAAGCTCCAGTGGTGTTTTCGAAAGCATGCGAGATGTTGACACTGGAGATGACGATGAGGTCATGGATGGTCACTGAGGAGAACAAGCGCCGGATCTTGAAGAAGAGCGACGTTGCCGCTGCTGTTGCTAGGACCGACGTCTACGACTTCCTGGCGGACATAATCCCCTTGGACGAGATGAAGGAGGAGGGGGTCGGGCTTCACAGAgccgggccgccgccgccacccttGGGGGCTCCGGCTGGCGCATACCCGTATTATTACCCGCCGCAGCTGCAGGTGccaggtgcagcaatggtgcacGGTGGCCAGCAGGTGCCGCAGGGCCATCTGCCGCATGTGTGGATAGATCTTCAGGAACAGCAAGAGAAGGAGGATCAGCAATCTGAAAGTGGCTGACAACATGTGAGCCATCACTAAAATTCAGTATCCTCATTTTAGCCAGGACATCCAAAGTTCCAAACTAATTTTCAGGTTTTGCAATAGCTTATATGATCGTTTGTTTTGTCTGTCGGTACGGGAGAGATTGACTGGTTTCTTCATGCAAGTTTTGTTTTGTCGCGGTGTCTTTAGCGAAGGGATTATGCTTCGAGACCAATTGGATGAAATTTACCATACCGTTGTGTGGCGTACTACCTCTG
This sequence is a window from Aegilops tauschii subsp. strangulata cultivar AL8/78 chromosome 7, Aet v6.0, whole genome shotgun sequence. Protein-coding genes within it:
- the LOC109776639 gene encoding nuclear transcription factor Y subunit C-4-like; translated protein: MIMIELMNTSHSFFTVPERRSWQPELAMGDVAGGSQVYPASAYPPGATVAAAPGITPAGSQPMPPFPANPAQLSAQNQLMYEQSQQYQQQLQQLHQRRLQQFWAQQRSEIEQATDIKKHPVQLKRIRKIMKADEGVHMISAEAPVVFSKACEMLTLEMTMRSWMVTEENKRRILKKSDVAAAVARTDVYDFLADIIPLDEMKEEGVGLHRAGPPPPPLGAPAGAYPYYYPPQLQVPGAAMVHGGQQVPQGHLPHVWIDLQEQQEKEDQQSESG